Proteins encoded in a region of the Nitrospira sp. genome:
- a CDS encoding M23 family metallopeptidase, with amino-acid sequence MGQTNVQDSDAFTVVVFRGSTAKPIRFSFSRKLLRRLLVCLGVVILADLLVVSHYVIRTGEVWELTAFRTEAMSAREQTAAFSTAIDDLKKRLGAMNEVNQRLRVMLGIEVPKTGDMANGRGGEEVPIPEGGDTISGGNEPRPSSGASRQISDGDQEHSSAVGLGSSRDNLQAVASVKEGLEWLSRQATVQEHILDELSQAAEQRSSRWASTPSIWPVKGWVTSGFGPRISPFTEKPAWHDGLDIGAAPNTPVHAPAQGRITSIGYDPKLGNIVRLDHGFGVETLYGHLAKALVKEGQRVERGDVIALVGSSGLSTGPHLHYMVKLNGQALDPTKYILE; translated from the coding sequence ATGGGTCAGACGAATGTTCAAGACAGCGATGCCTTTACCGTTGTAGTGTTCCGAGGTTCCACTGCAAAGCCCATCCGCTTCAGTTTTTCGAGGAAACTCCTTCGTCGATTGCTGGTTTGTCTGGGTGTGGTCATCCTTGCCGATCTTCTCGTGGTTTCACACTATGTCATCAGAACGGGAGAGGTATGGGAGCTGACGGCTTTCCGTACTGAAGCCATGAGTGCACGAGAGCAGACTGCGGCATTCTCAACCGCCATTGATGATTTGAAGAAGCGCCTTGGAGCGATGAATGAGGTTAATCAAAGGCTTCGAGTCATGCTGGGCATAGAAGTTCCCAAGACGGGTGATATGGCAAACGGCAGAGGTGGAGAAGAGGTACCGATTCCCGAAGGAGGAGACACGATTTCCGGTGGAAACGAACCAAGGCCTTCATCGGGTGCCTCAAGGCAGATATCCGACGGCGATCAGGAACACTCCTCTGCCGTTGGCCTAGGGTCATCTCGGGATAACCTCCAGGCCGTTGCATCAGTGAAAGAAGGTCTGGAATGGCTTTCAAGGCAAGCAACGGTGCAGGAACATATCCTTGACGAATTGTCACAAGCAGCCGAGCAGCGTTCGTCCCGCTGGGCATCGACGCCCTCAATTTGGCCGGTGAAGGGCTGGGTAACGTCTGGATTTGGCCCGCGAATTTCACCTTTCACGGAGAAGCCTGCCTGGCATGATGGATTGGATATCGGGGCCGCGCCAAACACTCCGGTCCATGCTCCAGCCCAAGGAAGAATTACGTCCATAGGATACGATCCTAAGCTTGGGAATATCGTCCGCCTGGATCATGGATTCGGAGTTGAGACGCTCTACGGACACCTTGCGAAGGCCTTGGTAAAGGAAGGCCAGAGAGTCGAGCGTGGCGATGTCATTGCGCTTGTCGGGAGCTCAGGCCTGTCCACCGGTCCACACCTGCACTACATGGTGAAATTGAACGGCCAGGCACTTGACCCCACCAAGTACATCTTAGAGTAG
- a CDS encoding divalent-cation tolerance protein CutA: MAAEPIHVVVVMVTAASQDEAGKIADQVVRSRLAACASTIPTVRSTYWWEGKIMNEQESLLLIKTTSDKFNALEETIRKIHSYKVPEIIAVPVSNGFPPYLEWVHRETS, encoded by the coding sequence ATGGCGGCTGAACCGATTCATGTGGTGGTTGTCATGGTCACAGCAGCAAGCCAAGATGAAGCGGGTAAGATTGCCGACCAAGTGGTACGCTCTCGCCTCGCAGCTTGCGCTTCGACGATTCCCACCGTGCGCTCAACTTACTGGTGGGAAGGAAAGATAATGAATGAACAAGAGTCACTGCTGTTGATCAAAACAACTTCTGATAAATTCAATGCCCTCGAAGAAACAATACGGAAGATTCATTCGTACAAGGTCCCGGAAATAATAGCAGTTCCGGTGAGTAATGGGTTTCCACCTTATCTTGAGTGGGTTCACCGAGAGACATCCTAG
- a CDS encoding M20/M25/M40 family metallo-hydrolase encodes MVSERRLRNFVKESRPRFEDLLGQMVEVPSISMDSSRSSDMRRMADLARQYLTGMNAEVQVVETGGYPIVSGGWTTGAQYPTITIYNHLDVQPAQEPEWRQAPFVFKNENSIYRGRGATDDKGPALTAMFGARYAIEQGWPINIRFLWELEEEIGSPHFAAGLRHPSVIPRPDSVVVSDTIWIAKGRPAVPYGLRGLVGARLILRTGAKDAHSGVTGGAARNPLAELIEVANTCVDARTGRVKLPGFYDDVIGPTKSEIKNFLKSGFEVERFKEAYGFRSLRTQNRADIMRRIWASPTFEIHGLSGGYHGQGVKTIVPGHAELKVSMRLVPNQVPERVFALLKTHVVKVNPSVKVEREGMLHPFKGSFAGSYVDCVKRAVKAGFGKDPAFVREGGSIGAVVTMQKTWKVPILFIGLSLPEHGYHAPNEYYDWGQASGGMKTFAHYFLEIAKMGKA; translated from the coding sequence ATGGTGAGTGAGCGGCGACTGAGGAACTTTGTAAAGGAGTCACGCCCAAGGTTTGAGGATCTGTTGGGACAGATGGTAGAGGTGCCGTCAATCAGTATGGATTCATCCCGTTCGAGCGATATGCGACGCATGGCTGACCTTGCGAGGCAGTACTTGACCGGAATGAATGCCGAGGTTCAAGTGGTAGAGACCGGAGGATACCCTATTGTTTCTGGAGGATGGACCACAGGTGCCCAGTATCCGACTATCACCATCTATAATCATCTGGACGTGCAGCCGGCGCAAGAGCCGGAATGGAGGCAGGCGCCGTTTGTCTTTAAGAATGAAAACAGCATTTATCGGGGGCGAGGAGCGACCGATGACAAGGGACCGGCTCTCACGGCGATGTTCGGCGCTCGATATGCTATCGAACAAGGTTGGCCGATCAACATCCGATTCTTGTGGGAACTGGAAGAAGAGATTGGGAGCCCACACTTCGCCGCCGGGCTTCGACACCCCAGCGTGATTCCGCGACCGGATTCCGTGGTTGTTTCGGATACGATCTGGATTGCCAAGGGACGACCTGCTGTGCCATACGGTTTGCGAGGCCTGGTCGGTGCACGTCTGATTCTGCGTACTGGAGCCAAAGACGCACATTCAGGTGTGACAGGAGGAGCGGCTCGCAATCCCTTGGCTGAATTGATCGAGGTGGCGAACACCTGTGTCGATGCCAGGACCGGCAGGGTAAAGCTACCGGGTTTCTATGACGATGTGATTGGACCCACAAAGAGTGAGATCAAGAATTTTCTCAAGTCGGGCTTCGAAGTAGAACGTTTCAAAGAGGCCTACGGGTTTCGGTCTCTTCGTACGCAGAATCGTGCAGATATCATGAGACGGATCTGGGCATCTCCCACCTTCGAAATCCATGGACTCAGCGGGGGATATCACGGACAGGGTGTTAAGACAATTGTGCCAGGTCATGCCGAACTCAAGGTCAGCATGCGCCTGGTTCCCAACCAAGTACCCGAAAGAGTGTTTGCCCTGCTCAAAACGCATGTTGTCAAGGTCAATCCAAGCGTGAAGGTTGAGCGAGAGGGCATGCTCCATCCCTTCAAGGGCAGTTTTGCCGGATCCTACGTAGATTGTGTGAAACGCGCGGTAAAGGCTGGGTTTGGTAAGGATCCTGCCTTTGTGCGAGAAGGAGGATCAATCGGTGCCGTAGTCACCATGCAGAAAACCTGGAAGGTGCCAATCCTTTTCATAGGTTTGAGTCTGCCCGAGCATGGATATCACGCTCCCAACGAATATTACGACTGGGGCCAGGCCTCGGGAGGAATGAAGACATTCGCCCATTACTTCTTGGAGATAGCAAAGATGGGGAAGGCATAA
- a CDS encoding response regulator, with protein MSQEATILLIEDEPEIRRFLRTTLPAHGYRLHEAATGQDGLTEAKARNPDLILLDLGLPDLDGGEVIRQVREWTATPIIVLSARDQEQGKVAALDLGADDYITKPFGVNELLARVRTALRHATRTGDGGESEFVLGDLKVDLGRRQVFVSGKEVHLTPIEYKLLTTLIRYAGKVLTHRQLLKEVWGPLHVEEGHYLRVYMRQLRNKLEKTPAHPRYLVTELGVGYRLRTE; from the coding sequence ATGTCACAGGAAGCCACGATACTCCTTATCGAAGATGAACCTGAGATCCGTCGGTTCCTGCGGACGACACTTCCCGCGCATGGCTATCGCCTCCACGAAGCCGCGACGGGGCAGGATGGGCTCACAGAGGCGAAAGCGAGGAATCCCGATCTCATTCTCCTGGACCTTGGTCTGCCTGATCTCGACGGAGGCGAGGTCATCCGCCAGGTGCGGGAGTGGACCGCGACGCCCATCATCGTGCTGTCGGCTCGTGATCAGGAACAGGGAAAAGTAGCGGCTCTGGACCTCGGCGCCGACGACTATATCACCAAGCCGTTCGGAGTGAACGAACTTCTCGCACGGGTGCGAACCGCGCTTCGTCATGCAACCAGAACCGGTGACGGTGGGGAATCGGAGTTTGTGCTCGGCGATCTGAAGGTAGATCTCGGACGGCGGCAGGTGTTTGTCTCAGGGAAGGAAGTTCATCTCACACCGATCGAATACAAGCTGCTCACCACGTTGATCCGCTATGCCGGCAAAGTGCTGACCCACCGGCAGCTGCTGAAGGAAGTCTGGGGTCCGCTCCATGTGGAGGAAGGCCATTATCTACGGGTCTATATGCGTCAGTTGAGAAACAAATTGGAGAAAACCCCTGCACATCCCCGCTATCTTGTGACGGAGCTGGGAGTTGGATATCGCCTTCGAACGGAATGA
- a CDS encoding sensor histidine kinase KdpD has protein sequence MNQKRPDPDVLLTRVQAEEARRSEGKLKVFFGANPGVGKTYAMLQAAHEQRRDGVDVVIGVVETHGRAETDALVEGLEILPRQRVEYRGTTLLEFDLDAALARRPSVILIDELAHSNAPGLRHVKRWQDVQELLKAGITIYTTVNVQHLESLNDVVAQITGVRVRETVPDSVLERADDVELIDLPPDDLLQRLKDGKVYVSEQIQHAIHNFFAKGNLIALRELALRRTAERVDQQMEMYRRDHAVVRTWPAAETIMVCVNMKARGPRLIRTARQMAADLHAKWIAVYVQIPRHLRSPQTERDRLVQTLRLAEQLGAETVTLTGEDVAQELLNYARSRNATKIIVGKPLRSHWKEWLFGSVVSDLVHQSGEIDIYVITGTSGEGQPLVRRPARSTGGVSGYAYALAAVLIATAVDWLMVPYFAAPNLIMMYLVAVIAIAIRFGRGPSALASVLSVAAFDFFFVPPYFSFAVTDIEYLLTFGVMLVVALIIGNLAVRIRQQAELARDRAHRTGVLYSMSRDLATHRGTGMLAQLAAKHLRDVFDAQIAVFLADADKKVQLQRGELLFFELNPKESGVAQWVYDHNERAGLGTDTLPGASALYLPLVCSTGPIGVVALRPKNAALLLDPEQLHLLESLTNQVALAIERARLSDEAQQAHVEAESERTRNAILSSVSHDLRTPLATITGAASSLVEGQGELSAIDRQELARSIYREADRLDRLLKNVLDIMRIETGAVQLSKEWHPLDEIIGAALARLEGRLRDHTVNTSLPAGLPLAPVDGVLLEQVVINLIENAVKYAPARTMIELAASATDREIVVEVADRGPGIPVGEESRIFDKFYRAKPAREGGVGLGLTICRGIVEAHDGRIWAENRSGGGAVFRFSIPLPDQQLPVETEQPEAREA, from the coding sequence ATGAACCAGAAACGACCAGATCCCGACGTGCTGCTCACGCGCGTTCAGGCCGAAGAAGCTCGCCGATCGGAAGGCAAGCTGAAAGTCTTCTTCGGTGCCAATCCCGGTGTGGGGAAAACCTATGCCATGCTTCAAGCGGCGCACGAGCAGCGACGTGATGGAGTCGATGTCGTCATCGGCGTCGTCGAGACCCACGGACGGGCGGAGACCGACGCGCTGGTCGAGGGACTTGAGATCCTCCCCCGCCAGCGTGTCGAGTACCGGGGCACGACGCTGTTGGAGTTCGATCTCGATGCTGCGCTCGCGCGACGTCCCTCCGTCATTCTCATCGATGAACTCGCACACAGCAACGCGCCGGGCTTGCGTCATGTCAAACGGTGGCAGGATGTTCAGGAGTTATTGAAGGCCGGTATCACGATCTACACCACCGTGAATGTACAGCACCTGGAAAGCCTGAACGATGTGGTCGCACAGATTACGGGTGTGCGGGTGCGTGAGACTGTACCGGATTCTGTACTCGAACGGGCGGATGATGTGGAGCTAATCGACCTCCCGCCCGACGATCTTCTTCAACGACTCAAAGACGGGAAGGTGTATGTCTCGGAACAGATCCAGCATGCGATTCACAATTTCTTCGCCAAGGGCAATCTGATCGCGCTTCGCGAGCTCGCCCTCCGGCGCACGGCCGAACGTGTCGATCAGCAGATGGAAATGTATCGGCGTGACCATGCGGTGGTGCGGACTTGGCCCGCGGCCGAAACCATCATGGTCTGCGTCAACATGAAGGCCCGTGGTCCTCGCCTGATCAGAACTGCGCGCCAGATGGCGGCGGATCTTCACGCCAAATGGATCGCCGTGTATGTACAGATTCCCCGGCATCTTCGCTCACCGCAAACCGAACGGGATCGTTTGGTGCAAACCCTTCGGTTGGCGGAGCAACTGGGCGCCGAAACAGTGACGCTGACGGGCGAAGATGTGGCGCAGGAACTCCTGAATTACGCGCGGAGCCGGAACGCTACCAAAATTATCGTCGGAAAACCCCTCAGATCTCACTGGAAAGAATGGCTGTTCGGGTCGGTGGTCTCGGATCTTGTCCATCAAAGTGGAGAGATCGACATCTATGTCATTACGGGAACGTCCGGCGAGGGACAACCACTTGTGCGCCGTCCCGCCCGAAGCACCGGCGGTGTCTCAGGATATGCCTATGCTTTGGCAGCGGTATTGATCGCGACGGCGGTCGACTGGCTGATGGTTCCCTATTTCGCGGCTCCGAATCTAATCATGATGTATCTTGTTGCCGTCATCGCGATCGCGATTCGTTTCGGTCGCGGTCCGTCGGCGCTCGCATCGGTCTTGAGCGTGGCTGCATTCGACTTCTTTTTCGTGCCTCCCTACTTCTCCTTCGCCGTCACCGACATCGAATATCTGTTGACCTTCGGCGTGATGCTTGTGGTCGCACTGATCATCGGCAACCTGGCGGTACGAATTCGGCAACAAGCTGAGCTGGCACGTGATAGAGCGCATCGCACGGGTGTGTTGTATTCCATGAGCCGCGATCTCGCCACTCATCGAGGAACGGGGATGTTGGCCCAACTCGCAGCCAAGCATCTTCGGGATGTGTTTGATGCGCAGATTGCCGTATTCCTCGCGGATGCCGATAAAAAGGTACAGCTGCAACGAGGGGAACTCCTGTTTTTTGAGTTGAACCCAAAGGAGTCGGGTGTGGCTCAATGGGTGTACGACCACAACGAGCGAGCAGGGCTCGGAACCGATACGCTTCCAGGGGCCAGCGCGCTGTATTTGCCGTTGGTATGCTCAACGGGGCCGATCGGAGTCGTCGCTCTCCGTCCGAAGAACGCCGCCCTCCTCCTGGACCCTGAGCAATTGCATCTGCTGGAATCCCTGACGAACCAGGTGGCCCTGGCAATCGAACGGGCTCGCTTATCCGACGAAGCTCAGCAGGCGCACGTGGAAGCAGAATCGGAGCGCACGCGGAATGCGATTCTCAGTTCGGTTTCCCATGATCTACGAACTCCGCTGGCCACCATCACCGGTGCTGCCAGCAGCCTGGTTGAAGGGCAAGGAGAGCTCAGTGCCATAGATCGGCAGGAGCTCGCTCGATCCATCTATCGAGAGGCTGATCGCCTTGATCGTTTGCTGAAGAACGTCCTCGATATCATGCGCATTGAGACGGGGGCCGTACAACTCAGCAAAGAGTGGCATCCTTTAGATGAGATTATCGGTGCGGCCTTGGCCAGACTAGAGGGGCGGCTGCGCGATCATACCGTCAATACGTCGCTACCTGCAGGCCTTCCGCTCGCGCCTGTCGATGGAGTGCTCCTGGAACAAGTGGTAATCAATCTTATCGAGAACGCCGTGAAGTATGCGCCTGCGAGAACGATGATCGAGCTGGCCGCGTCGGCGACTGATCGAGAAATCGTCGTGGAAGTGGCAGATCGAGGACCAGGCATCCCTGTTGGGGAGGAATCCCGCATCTTCGACAAATTCTATCGTGCAAAGCCCGCGCGAGAGGGAGGAGTCGGGCTGGGGCTGACGATTTGTCGTGGTATTGTAGAAGCGCATGATGGACGTATCTGGGCTGAGAATCGCTCCGGAGGCGGAGCCGTCTTTCGCTTCTCGATCCCGCTGCCTGATCAGCAGCTGCCTGTAGAAACCGAGCAGCCGGAGGCTCGGGAGGCGTAA
- the kdpC gene encoding potassium-transporting ATPase subunit KdpC, whose product MKDQLRPALTMLLLLTVLTGLIYPLAVTGMAQLFFPDQANGSLIVREGKMVGSKLIGQYFDKPEYFWGRPSATAPFPYNAAASGGSNLGPTNQLLIEAVKSRVAALRAADPGNVLPIPVDLVTASGGGLDPHISPAAALYQLKRVARARGLDENSVLTLVSKHTEGRQFGLLGEPRVNVLELNLALDVLEDVATSLEHSRS is encoded by the coding sequence ATGAAAGACCAACTACGACCAGCTCTGACCATGCTACTGCTTCTGACGGTTTTGACAGGCCTCATCTATCCGTTGGCTGTCACAGGGATGGCTCAACTGTTCTTCCCAGACCAAGCGAACGGTAGCTTGATCGTGCGGGAAGGCAAGATGGTCGGGTCGAAGTTGATCGGACAGTATTTTGACAAGCCGGAGTATTTCTGGGGCCGTCCGTCGGCGACCGCGCCGTTTCCCTACAACGCCGCTGCATCGGGAGGGTCGAACCTCGGACCGACCAACCAGCTCTTGATCGAAGCGGTCAAATCGAGAGTTGCCGCCTTACGAGCCGCAGACCCAGGGAACGTCTTGCCCATCCCCGTCGACCTGGTGACCGCTTCTGGAGGCGGGCTGGATCCCCACATCAGCCCGGCAGCTGCCCTGTACCAACTGAAGCGAGTGGCCCGCGCTCGAGGCCTGGATGAGAACAGCGTGCTGACGCTGGTGAGCAAGCACACGGAAGGACGCCAGTTCGGCCTGTTGGGAGAGCCGCGTGTCAATGTCCTTGAGCTCAATCTGGCGTTGGACGTACTGGAGGATGTCGCTACGAGTCTGGAGCATTCACGATCTTGA